In a genomic window of Carassius gibelio isolate Cgi1373 ecotype wild population from Czech Republic chromosome A3, carGib1.2-hapl.c, whole genome shotgun sequence:
- the LOC127952905 gene encoding hemoglobin embryonic subunit alpha-like, translated as MSLSAKDKAAVKDLWAKISGKADDIGQDALSRMLVVYPQTKTYFSHWKDLSPGSAPVRKHGATVMGGVAEAVSKIDDLSSGLLNLSELHAFQLRVDPANFKILSHNILVVLAIMFPTDFTPEAHVAMDKFLCALALALSEKYR; from the exons ATGAGTCTCTCTGCCAAAGACAAAGCTGCCGTCAAAGACCTTTGGGCCAAAATCTCGGGAAAGGCTGATGACATTGGTCAGGATGCTCTTTCTAG GATGTTGGTGGTCTACCCCCAGACCAAAACCTATTTCTCTCACTGGAAGGACCTGAGCCCCGGCTCTGCCCCAGTGAGGAAGCACGGGGCGACTGTGATGGGCGGCGTCGCTGAGGCTGTCAGTAAAATCGATGACCTTTCCTCTGGACTCCTGAACCTCAGCGAGCTTCATGCTTTCCAGCTGCGCGTGGACCCCGCCAATTTCAAG ATTCTGTCCCACAACATCCTCGTGGTTCTGGCCATTATGTTCCCCACCGACTTCACCCCAGAGGCCCATGTTGCTATGGACAAGTTCCTCTGTGCTTTGGCTCTGGCTCTGTCCGAGAAGTACAGATGA
- the LOC127952545 gene encoding KN motif and ankyrin repeat domain-containing protein 2, with protein MTIMAQVLHMDPSFPGKINPPEPPSLHGKDPEAPYSVETPYGYRLDLDFLKYVNDIEKGNTIKKVPVQRRPRYGSLPRGYGYTGSWWTSTESLCSNTSMDSRHSSYSYCAPGFHNSQRPSFSTARVEKTLLDARRKLEEEKDGRRFSNLDSMHSSMAGSNTSLSSAHSFNRAQGGGSHTPISSGLSTPVSPTPAHLQHVREQMAVALRKIRELEEQVKTIPVLQVKISVLQEEKRQLSVQLKSQKFLGHTLGFNRSRPRGELYIDIPEEETGNGTGAANRAAGSLSPTTPGSLQDSGCEIEETVIVGGARPGAKREVRTVGVGPEVEERPCRHVGVGVREEDLGLLPETEALKTKVGLLEVQLRKTMQELQSAQQQVEAAQRERQALSPQVDHAVRATSLGWQEQPGQTGGGLHTVVSFTQQPHQQRTVGIQVYTLEQPTVTLLRAQGCTSPNHPAATPEGPHRRHAESPAAEESPRELPIAISSKQVREVLKSEVSKSMPVTNQATAMDTKCSQVTAISQRFKEGEINQQPAEEATQIDPAKPASPQSTLRSIMKRKADGEPGSPYTKKNLQFIEVNGGYESTSSDDSSSESSDESDASEYHEATEKLPESAARQSQVASCNPQSICETAAAQTPQSSTAQPPANHTAAQQSTSQSQASDAATQQQVTQSPAAEADIQHSVNQSSVTTTAHSEGIIQSTEAKCVFQGCTSQSTLEQDSVQLSYTSTSVQQSKATDSNVRPEVSGLTAQQPTTHSQSTGAKLQPDVSQSKTTHLTTQQGATQSQSTDASAKQDIAISSAMDPAADRSTTPTNKQTSRLVLSGSLIAALHTLQKALSEPNAFSHQNARTAYTTVLQEWLKVSCHKAADTAVVKAYMDTFASISPQLLEFVINIADGNGNTALHYTVSHSNFPVVKLLLDTGLCNADKQNKAGYTAIMLTALAAFSSDSDLQTVLQLLSTGDVNAKASQAGQTALMLAVSHGRGDMVRALLSCGAQVNLRDDDGSTALMCACEHGHVDIVRQLLSVPGCDATLTDNDGSTALSIALEASQNDIAVLLYAHLNFAKPPSPVSPKSPILGSSPPSSELK; from the exons ATGACAATCATGGCTCAGGTGCTTCATATGGACCCCAGTTTTCCAG GGAAGATTAACCCCCCGGAGCCCCCCTCCTTGCATGGAAAGGACCCAGAGGCTCCATACTCAGTAGAGACCCCCTATGGCTACCGTCTGGACCTGGACTTCCTCAAGTATGTCAATGATATTGAAAAGGGCAACACTATTAAGAAGGTGCCAGTGCAGCGGCGCCCACGTTATGGCTCGCTTCCACGTGGCTATGGCTACACAGGCTCCTGGTGGACCTCCACTGAGTCGCTGTGCTCCAACACCAGCATGGACAGCCGTCACTCATCATACTCCTACTGTGCGCCGGGATTTCACAACTCACAGCGACCCAGCTTCAGCACGGCACGTGTGGAGAAGACCTTGCTGGATGCTCGCCGCAagctggaggaggagaaggaTGGCCGTCGTTTCTCAAACCTGGACAGCATGCACAGCAGTATGGCGGGCTCCAACACCTCCCTGTCCAGTGCACACAGCTTCAATCGGGCCCAGGGAGGTGGCTCCCATACGCCAATTAGCTCTGGCTTGTCCACACCTGTCTCACCAACGCCCGCCCATCTGCAACACGTACGGGAGCAAATGGCCGTTGCCCTGCGGAAGATCCGGGAGCTGGAGGAGCAGGTGAAGACCATCCCAGTGCTGCAAGTGAAGATCTCCGTGCTTCAGGAGGAGAAGAGGCAGCTTAGCGTGCAACTCAAGAGCCAGAAGTTCCTGGGCCACACACTGGGGTTCAATCGGAGTCGTCCACGAGGAGAGCTCTACATCGACATACCCGAAGAGGAGACGGGAAACGGGACAGGAGCCGCGAATAGAGCTGCAGGAAGTCTTTCACCTACCACTCCGGGTTCCCTCCAGGACTCAGGATGTGAAATCGAGGAGACTGTAATTGTCGGTGGAGCTCGTCCGGGTGCAAAGCGGGAGGTACGAACTGTCGGTGTAGGGCCTGAGGTAGAAGAAAGGCCGTGCCGCCATGTTGGAGTAGGAGTGCGAGAAGAGGACTTGGGGTTGCTGCCTGAAACTGAAGCCCTCAAGACTAAGGTGGGGCTTTTAGAAGTTCAGCTGAGGAAAACGATGCAGGAGCTACAGAGTGCTCAGCAGCAAGTCGAAGCGGCTCAGAGAGAGAGGCAAGCTCTTTCCCCTCAGGTGGACCATGCGGTGAGAGCTACCAGTCTCGGCTGGCAGGAGCAGCCGGGTCAGACTGGTGGGGGCCTGCACACTGTTGTCAGTTTTACTCAGCAGCCTCATCAGCAGAGGACCGTGGGGATCCAAGTATATACACTGGAGCAGCCCACTGTGACGCTGCTAAGAGCCCAGGGTTGCACATCTCCCAATCATCCGGCGGCTACACCAGAAGGACCCCACAGAAGACATGCAGAGTCCCCAGCAGCAGAGG AATCGCCGCGTGAGCTTCCCATTGCAATAAGCTCTAAGCAGGTGCGGGAGGTCTTGAAAAGTGAAGTGTCCAAATCAATGCCAGTGACCAACCAGGCAACTGCTATGGATACAAAGTGCAGCCAAGTGACTGCCATCTCCCAACGGTTTAAAGAGGGAGAAATTAACCAGCAACCAGCAGAAGAAGCCACCCAAATCGATCCAGCGAAACCAG CCTCCCCTCAGTCCACCCTGAGGTCAATAATGAAACGAAAGGCTGATGGGGAACCTGGCTCTCCGTACACCAAAAAGAACCTGCAGTTCATAGAAGTCAATGGAGG GTATGAGTCGACGTCCTCTGACGACAGTAGCTCGGAAAGTTCAGATGAGAGCGATGCAAGTGAATACCACGAGGCTACAGAGAAACTACCAGAATCTGCGGCACGGCAGTCTCAGGTGGCCTCCTGCAACCCTCAGTCCATCTGTGAGACAGCAGCTGCCCAAACACCTCAGTCCAGCACTGCCCAGCCACCAGCCAATCACACTGCAGCACAGCAAAGCACCAGCCAATCACAAGCCTCGGATGCAGCTACCCAGCAACAGGTCACCCAATCACCAGCAGCAGAGGCAGACATACAGCACTCTGTAAACCAATCATCAGTGACCACCACGGCTCATTCAGAAGGCATCATTCAATCCACAGAGGCCAAATGTGTTTTCCAAGGGTGTACCTCTCAAAGCACTCTTGAACAAGACTCTGTCCAGTTATCATACACCAGCACTTCAGTGCAGCAATCCAAAGCCACCGACTCAAACGTCCGGCCAGAGGTGTCGGGCCTGACTGCTCAGCAGCCAACCACTCATTCACAATCCACCGGTGCCAAACTTCAGCCAGATGTTAGCCAATCAAAAACCACTCACCTCACCACCCAACAAGGAGCAACACAGTCACAATCTACTGATGCCTCAGCAAAACAGGACATAGCCATATCCTCCGCCATGGATCCAGCCGCTGATAGAAGCACCACCCccactaacaaacaaacaagcag aCTGGTATTGAGTGGCAGCCTCATTGCGGCGCTCCACACCTTGCAGAAGGCACTCAGTGAACCAAATGCATTCAGCCATCAAAATGCA AGGACAGCCTACACCACAGTTCTGCAGGAGTGGCTCAAAGTGTCCTGTCATAAGGCTGCTGACACTGCAGTAGTCAAAGCGTACATGGACACCTTCGCCTCCATTTCCCCCCAGCTACTGGAGTTTGTCATCAACATAGCTGACGGCAATGGAAACACAGCTCTGCACTACACGGTCTCTCACTCCAACTTCCCTGTAGTCAAGCTACTGCTGGATACTG GTCTCTGTAATGCTGACAAGCAGAACAAGGCTGGTTACACAGCAATCATGTTGACAGCTCTGGCTGCCTTCAGCTCTGACAGTGACCTTCAAACCGTCCTACAGCTGCTCAGCACGGGCGACGTCAACGCCAAAGCCAGCCAG gcaGGGCAGACGGCACTGATGCTGGCGGTCAGTCATGGCAGAGGGGACATGGTGAGAGCTCTGCTGTCCTGTGGTGCTCAGGTGAACCTGCGTGATGATGACGGCTCCACAGCGCTCATGTGTGCCTGTGAGCACGGACACGTGGACATTGTGCGCCAGCTGCTGTCTGTGCCGGGCTGTGATGCTACACTCACTGATAAT GACGGCAGCACAGCTCTCTCCATAGCACTGGAGGCCAGTCAGAATGACATTGCCGTGCTTCTCTATGCGCACCTCAATTTTGCCAAGCCACCTTCCCCT GTGTCACCAAAGTCTCCAATTCTGGGATCTTCCCCTCCCTCTTCTGAACTGAAGTAA
- the LOC127952917 gene encoding hemoglobin embryonic subunit alpha-like — translation MSLSAKDKAAVKDLWAKISGKADDIGQDALSRMLVVYPQTKTYFSHWKDLSPGSAPVRKHGATVMGGVAEAVSKIDDLSSGLLNLSELHAFQLRVDPANFKILSHNILVVLAIMFPTDFTPEAHVAMDKFLCALALALSEKYR, via the exons ATGAGTCTCTCTGCCAAAGACAAAGCTGCCGTCAAAGACCTTTGGGCCAAAATCTCGGGAAAGGCTGATGACATTGGTCAGGATGCTCTTTCTAG GATGTTGGTGGTCTACCCTCAGACCAAAACCTATTTCTCTCACTGGAAGGACCTGAGCCCCGGCTCTGCCCCAGTGAGGAAGCACGGGGCGACTGTGATGGGCGGCGTCGCTGAGGCTGTCAGTAAAATCGATGACCTTTCCTCTGGACTCCTGAACCTCAGCGAGCTTCATGCTTTCCAGCTGCGCGTGGACCCCGCCAATTTCAAG ATTCTGTCCCACAACATCCTCGTGGTTCTGGCCATCATGTTCCCCACCGACTTCACCCCAGAGGCCCATGTTGCTATGGACAAGTTCCTCTGTGCTTTGGCTCTGGCTCTGTCCGAGAAGTACAGATGA
- the LOC127952854 gene encoding hemoglobin subunit alpha-2-like translates to MSLSAKDKLAVKTFFDKVAPRAEDIGSEALARTLFVYPQTKTYFSHWKDLGPGSPQVKKHGLTVMNGVLSAVGLMDDLKGGLLTLSELHAFMLRVDPANFKIINHNLLVVLSMMFPQDFTPEVHVSVDKFLAQVSLALAEKYR, encoded by the exons ATGAGTCTTTCTGCAAAGGACAAATTGGCGGTGAAGACCTTCTTCGACAAAGTTGCCCCTAGGGCTGAGGACATTGGCAGCGAGGCTCTGGCCAG GACTCTGTTCGTTTACCCTCAGACAAAGACCTACTTCTCCCATTGGAAAGACTTGGGCCCCGGCTCACCTCAGGTGAAAAAGCATGGGCTGACCGTGATGAATGGCGTCCTGAGCGCTGTCGGGCTGATGGATGACCTCAAGGGGGGTCTGCTCACCCTCAGCGAGCTGCACGCATTCATGCTTCGCGTGGACCCTGCTAACTTCAAG atcaTCAATCACAACCTCCTCGTTGTGCTCTCAATGATGTTTCCTCAAGACTTCACTCCTGAGGTACATGTTTCTGTGGACAAGTTCCTGGCTCAGGTCAGCCTGGCCCTGGCCGAGAAGTACCGCTAA
- the LOC127952886 gene encoding hemoglobin subunit beta-2-like, with protein MVVWTEFERTTIQDIFSKMDYEVVGQQSLARCLIVYPWTQRYFGNFGNLYNAAAIMGNPMVAAHGKVVLHGLDRAVKNMDDIKAVYAELSVLHSEKLHVDPDNFRLLGDCLTIVVAAQLGAAFTPEVQAAFQKFLAVVISSLRRQYH; from the exons ATGGTTGTGTGGACAGAATTTGAGAGGACCACCATCCAGGACATCTTCTCCAAGATGGACTACGAAGTCGTTGGTCAACAATCTCTGGCGAG ATGTCTGATCGTTTACCCCTGGACCCAGAGGTACTTCGGCAATTTTGGAAACCTGTACAATGCCGCTGCCATCATGGGAAACCCCATGGTTGCTGCACACGGTAAAGTTGTGCTCCATGGCCTGGACAGAGCCGTGAAGAACATGGACGACATCAAAGCCGTCTATGCTGAACTAAGTGTGCTGCACTCCGAGAAGCTCCACGTAGATCCTGACAACTTCAGG CTTCTGGGTGACTGCTTAACCATCGTTGTTGCTGCTCAACTCGGCGCTGCATTCACACCTGAGGTCCAGGCCGCTTTTCAGAAGTTCCTCGCCGTCGTGATCTCCTCTCTTCGAAGACAGTACCACTAG